One genomic segment of Penaeus chinensis breed Huanghai No. 1 chromosome 13, ASM1920278v2, whole genome shotgun sequence includes these proteins:
- the LOC125031667 gene encoding uncharacterized protein LOC125031667: MVGGEGPGRIMSNVGYELKDMSGEPLLQGSPLFPVFANLFMELFESELLPSIFLRPHQRCEICNVWRQQNTVWGMVFPETDPFYLIRDNSPIQSLTSVLSRIGFVNIPLVSHPPKSPDFNPIESEWTTMSKYMNQDHTRNRVAAVDNALQAEEIRSGRYTQATTSPTQDCLVKRQPDGLGHPTGSRKPRKAWISEETLKLADKKRKIKNTITTSNNNRDEYRKICNEVRKAARQDKENEEVLSRWTSYCETLYKSNLDDRSRIQELDEISPPLDDTEDLILIDEVRKAIKQLKHHKSPGTDDTQAGFRHDRSTVQQILILRLIAEKAFRKNITIYNCFIDFQKAFDTIDHDTIWAVLRSYGVEPKLIRVLKHVYDSSKAAVRIGNDIGDWFQQEKGLRQGDPISPTIFIVYLERIMEDIQNNTSGFNISGQTINNLRFADDIDLIELDTRSLERSTYIVNREGKRTGLLINADKTKTMAFGTNNNINIKVEDKDIQCVEEFEYLGSLFTSDNDISREIKTRIGKACGAMGGFNKIWNSKVISITTKIQILRTCVFSILLYAAESWTLNKQDRNKLLAFEMNCYRRILNIKWFDRITNISIRDRLKCHETIVQIIIKRKMGLFGHICRKDDDRLVKNTAFGIAEGTNRRGRPRREWLDDIKDWSQSRIASLFHTAQNRANWRTLVKQAVDTNGHWSHGD, from the exons atggttggtggagagggaccaGGAAGAATCATGAGCAACGTCGGCTATGAGCTGAAAGACATGTCTGGAGAGCCTCTCCTTCAgggctctcccctctttccagtCTTTGCAAACCTCTTCATGGAATTGTTCGAGTccgagcttctcccttccatcttccttcgtcC GcaccaacgctgcgagatatgTAATGTGTGGCGTCAACAAAACACGG TTTGGGgtatggtgtttcctgaaacagatcccttctatcttattcGGGACAACAGCCCCATACAATCTTTGACATCCGTGCTGTCAAGGATTGGTTTCGTGAATATCCCGCTTGTGTCTCATCCACCCAAATCTCCGGATTTCAACCCAATTGAAAGCGAGTGGACAACCATGTCAAAATACATGAATCAAGACCACACTCGTAATCGTGTCGCGGCTGTGGATAATGCCTTGCAAGCAGAGGAAATTAG gtctggtcgataTACTCAAGCCACGACTTCtcccacccaggattgtctcgtgaAGAGGCAACCTGATGGGCTGGGTCATCCAACAGGAT CACGCAAACCTCGCAAAGCTTGGATTTCGGAGGAGACACTTAAACTAGCTGATAAGAAACGCAAGATCAAGAACACCATAACAACATCAAATAACAACCGTGATGAATACAGGAAAATATGCAATGAAGTTAGAAAGGCAGCTagacaagacaaagaaaatg AAGAAGTCCTCAGCCGCTGGACCTCTTACTGTGAGACACTCTACAAATCAAATCTAGATGATCGATCCAGGATACAAGAGCTAGATgaaatctcccctcccctcgacgACACAGAAGACCTCATACTCATTGATGAAGTCCGGAAAGCCATCAAACAACTTAAACATCACAAAAGCCCAGGAACAGATG ACACGCAAGCTGGTTTCAGACACGACAGAAGTACGGTCCAACAGATACTTATCCTTAGGCTAATAGCGGAAAAAGCATTCAGGAAGAACATCACGATCTACAATTGCTTTATTGACTTCCAAAAAGCTTTTGACACCATCGATCACGACACCATATGGGCTGTGCTTAGATCTTACGGAGTCGAGCCTAAACTAATACGTGTACTCAAACACGTCTATGACAGCTCAAAAGCAGCAGTTCGCATAGGAAATGATATTGGAGATTGGTTCCAACAAGAAAAAGGCTTGAGACAGGGAGATCCAATATCACCCACCATCTTCATCGTCTATCTAGAAAGAATAATGGAAGATATCCAAAACAACACCAGTGGATTCAACATATCAGGCCAAACCATCAACAACCTGCGATTTGCTGATGATATAGACCTCATTGAACTCGACACACGCAGCCTCGAACGAAGCACTTACATCGTCAATAGGGAAGGTAAAAGAACTGGTTTGCTGATCAATGCCGACAAAACTAAGACCATGGCCTTTGgcacaaacaacaacatcaacattaagGTAGAAGACAAAGACATCCAATGTGTAGAGGAATTTGAATATCTGGGAAGTCTTTTCACAAGTGACAACGACATCAGTAGAGAGATCAAGACACGGATAGGAAAAGCTTGTGGTGCTATGGGTGGGTTTAACAAGATATGGAATAGCAAAGTGATAAGTATCACTACCAAGATCCAGATACTGCGAACTTGCGTATTCAGTATTCTTCTCTACGCCGCGGAGTCCTGGACTCTGAACAAACAAGATCGCAACAAATTACTTGCCTTTGAAATGAACTGCTACCGAAGAATCCTCAACATCAAATGGTTTGACAGAATAACCAACATCAGCATCCGTGACAGACTAAAATGTCATGAAACGATTGTTCAAATCATTATCAAAAGGAAGATGGGCCTGTTCGGACATATTTGCCGCAAGGACGACGACAGACTGGTTAAAAACACGGCTTTTGGTATAGCAGAAGGCACCAATAGAAGAGGTCGCCCTAGACGTGAGTGGCTCGACGACATCAAAGACTGGAGCCAAAGTAGAATTGCCAGCCTTTTCCATACTGCGCAAAACAGAGCCAATTGGAGAACTCTAGTCAAGCAAGCTGTAGACACCAACGGGCATTGGTCCCATGGAGattaa